CATACGCAAAGGGGAACTTGGATCGAGTCGTCGTAAGCATCAGGGAGTTGGAAGTTAAGACCAAGGGAATTGGCAGTCATCTTAACGTCATTGAATGGACTAATGTAGGAGGTAATCCGACGTTTCGTTGTGGAGAGCAACGTGGTAGCGAGGATTTATGAACAGGAAGCGATTCGAGGAGTTGAGGAAGAATTAGTAATGTGTGTTGAGCAAGGATAAGTTCAGCGAAGATTGAAACTAAGGACGCCCGACAGGGATAGGGTATTACGGCTTTCGAAGGCATGAAAGTCCAGTGTAGGTCAGCGGAAATTAAGAGTATTAGAAGATCTTTCTCAGGGTTATTGAGATGAAGTTCCAGAGAAGATGCGTTGGGTGAGTACTAAGGTTTCCGGTCAGGaatgtcaagacgaagtatcagattagacgtgttgcttgagagtcATGGTTTCTAATCATGTGTAGTGAGATGACCTAAGGACGAAtgtgagtaacattctttcccCTGATTGGAGAGATACGAAGAGTTGGTTTCGTGGTGAacggaaggaattcgaggacgaattctatttaaggaggGGGGAATGTAATATCCCGATCCTTCGacaccgataattatcatttaaatgagCAAATGGTAATTAGAGAGAAAGCATTGGTCTTATTCTCTATTAATCCAAAGAATGATTAATAACAAGAAAGCTAGTGGGTTAGttagaatccaactaagtggcATCTTGGTAATTATCACTTAGTTGGAGGGCATGATGGACTATAAGCATTGCTTGCATGGAACTTAAGGCATTGTTTGGTAGTAGCTTTTCCAAAATCAGAATTTATGAGGGAGAGAGCTTAGAAGCATAGAAAGAAAGGAGAACTCAAGTTCATCAATTTCCATTTTCGCAACCCAtgatacagctccactaaatcaggtataactctcaactcgtaactccgatcgtaacgattctggtcccattggatagctaacgaatttctcttcgatttgcacctatggttcgcgttcatatcTTCTGTTTCAAaggagaaaactgaccttgaagttgtgtcagtgatgCTGAAAGTGGGTACAAGTGTGATTACGGATTTGATGAAGATGGAGTGAAACTTTGGCTATGGTGGGAGTCCAATGGCAGCAAACAACATCTTTCTAAACCTCcattttagcaaggtgagtccttagttagaggcTTTGGGGGAATCATGGGAAATTTGCATGTTGGGGTTTGGGGTTTTAGTGAAAATCCATGATGATTAACATGCTTATATGATAAATTGTTAATCGATAATGTTATGGGATATTGTATTGCTTTAATCCTTTGCATGCTGATGATTATGTATATATACATGTTAGAATTTCGTTTGGGATCAATTGTGATACTTAGAAGTAATTGGATAGgttttgggactggtttagaactcttaaaatgcagaatttttgggtctgtcagcgatgtaaccggttacatggttgatgtaaccggttacatgtgtgaaaaggggtgaaaaacgcagttttacagtgatgtaaccggttacatgattcatgtaacccgttacattgctgtttgggcagattttccataacttcgaaaattcataacttttgcgtcgtaagtccgtttcgcgcaaactttatatcgttggaaagctagtaatACGTACTATTTGATAAGATAGGTCCCCAAACTAGAATATCAATTTATCATGAGGATTTGTGTCCTTTcgattgttattaattaatatgttATGCATTGAATAGAATGCCTATTGCTACTATAAATAGTATATCCATGTGTGAAACtgttatgccattatgtatgatacatggaacctgtggacaccgtcgttttggttaaacgattggtttgattgtattggttgtgaccttgactttatgtcatatttttgtatgcttgaatcgaagtggccggcaggctagattgggacgttgctctgaccgtgtagtctatgagccctcccggaccgtgtagtccaatggaataacccgttcatgtgtattgttcgatatggtgtgcatctgagctaccgttgcagtgtgctcgtgagtttccgtacggggttttactcacttggcgttaacacgcgtgcgtgctcggtatggtggggttatgcggctatgtaggctaatgcataatgtgataactcacctctagtataGTCACGTAGattaatactaggctttcgcccgatgggctcaggcgtcaaggtggcggtttgtactcggcgtaactcactagcgtgaaggaggttaacgggataatgacgccaattaggccaggtcatggtacggccatttaggcttgtggactcgtttaaccatcctgcagtgtgcttgtacaagtcccttgacaaataggcaggaggttactcatcgaggatgcatttattccataatcctagccggggttatttacacttctggattccccgtatgtggatgcgggtttgcatacttgtttgctatactatGTGTATTTGTgtgagacaagtccaatggtggacgagtcacttgttttctccgtacttgtaccggatgtgaggttgaaccccggatcaatggtggattcggttttgttgatgcatgtaccctgtagaaccgagtggacccataggataggaggactcactaagatttagtaatctcaccccaatcaacttatatttttttcaggtccagtttagtagcgtttgacagatagcaggttcggattgacggcttaaagtggtgatggctcggagacctcgtcagatctcattttccgctgtgcagatccattgaagacacatgtgttgtaattcttagtagaatttcatgttgtattttatatggatctctctatatctatagcttttgtatgtactcaatatcaattttaacgtttcatgcataatatactagtcagttatgtatggggtgttacatttcaaTTCTACCCTTcattttaaatcttatttttttaaaagattgcTTTTCACATAATCAAATATCATCTAGCTCGAATTTAAGTTTttagtaaaattaaattatatttaatttttaaataaataatacaaaataaaattaaaattaattctaattcaaatcaaataaaaatacacTAAATAAGATATAAATCATTAATAGATGATAAGATttcattcaaaacttcaaaattaaCATATATTGTAATAATGACCGGCAATGAAAtttatttgagaaaaaaaataagattgagaaaaaacttcaaaattGAACTTATAACATTTTATAATTTCAAACTTATGTCTAGAAAGTAAAAAACTCAAAGCCAAACTTCAGCAtactataatatttatattaaaacacGACTTGCATATGCAAGTATAAAAACGACGACAAAGTATAACTATACATAAATTTAACAAGACTAAAGTAAATAATATGAACAATTTATAAAATTCTTGATATAATGATATGTAATAAAATCTTCAATACTTTCACTCGATGAATAAAGTAAATAGTATGAACAATTTATAAAATTCTTGATATATTGATATGTAATAAAATCTTCAATACTTTCACTCGATGAATAAAagccataaaaatcaataaaaccctATAATAAGAAAAGAAGTCTGCCAACCTCAAAAGAGATAAAAGCATCAAGACATGCATATTCAACTTGCTTAAGAGTAAGTGGAAAATTACTCCAATTACTCAATGTAATTTTCTTTGGTTTCTCAATCTCTATGCCACCAACACGAAGAGCCAATGTTTTAAGCCCTGCAAATTTCAAAGCTTTGTCACTCATCTTTATTGCAGCAAGTGTGCGAAGATCAACAAAGCTTACAACACGCAAGGAGAAATCTCTAAGAAGCTTGTCCACGTCGTCTTTGATTCCAACACCGACaaacttgttgtttttgttgCCCAAAAAATTAATGAGTGATTCTGGAATAAACGAGGCgtgtaaaatttgaaaaataagacATTCTCCACCGATGCAAAGTTGAAGGACAACAGTCGTGTTTGGCATACCGCGATGTTTGGCGAGGAGACATTCAACATCCAACCCGACGATGATGTTGTCGCTGTCGTTGAGGTAAGGCTTGATGCTTAAAAGCCATTTGTCGAGCATGGAAGGAACATTTGTAATCATTGTGTGAATAATGAAAGAGTTGAAAAAAACATCGTACTTATTGTGTGTTTTGCAAGGGAGAGCGTAATCAAAAGTGGTGATggacattttgaatttgtaatgtTTATGATGCCCTAGATGGCTATTGAATTTGTAATCAATAGTAGTAGTATATATAAGGTGGTTTAGTCAAAGTATCATTTAAatattctgatttttttttaaaattaacctaaatattttaacatatttattttgaTACTATTCATTCATTGTTATGTCAAGAAATATCTATTGATTGTTTTTCTAAATTTTCAATCAATCGCATCatttagttattcttaaaattctttattttttctgAAACTgacataaatattttaaaaattattttgatactgTCCATTAATTGTTATGCATAAAATATATCCattatttgtttttctaatttCTTTAGTCAACGTATCaattgattattttttgaaatgaacATAAATATTTTAACAAACTATTTGTATTACTTTAATGCTATATGATGattgtttttcaaatttttaatttgttatttaaattttaaaattgtcataaattttaaattttttatttaatttttccaaaaatcttataaattttaaattttttatttaatttttccaaaaatcttataaattttaaattatataaatatgacAGATCTTAtccataaaatatttgatttagattttttatatttttgaatttgttttataACAAAACTTTTTCTACAAATTACAAATCAATTAACTAAAGAACTAGTAAttcaaattataatattttttattgtaagtaaataaaaattaagtattgatattttaaaaatagaagtTAAAGTGTAATTAAATAttgttgtttttgaaaaatagaaaccaaTTAAATAGgcattaaaattaaatagaaatagatttaatagtaattcaaattacaaaagtttttaatattaattgaatAATAGTAAAGTATTGTTGtttttataaatagaaatcaAGTGGTAATCaagtattttgttttaaaaaatatagaaatcagTTTAATTGTAATTGAAATTACAACAATTTTTCTTAgtaatcaaatattatttttaaatagaaatcaaatagtaataaaatattgttgtttttataattagaggtcaatcaaatagtaattcaaataaaatattaatcaaataaataGAAATTCAAATTACAACATTTTTTATAGtaagtaaatattaattaaaatcaaaaatAAGTAATCAAATACTGTTGTATGATGATTTGGCAAAGTAATTATTCTTAGACAAACTTTGCTTTTCTTGTAGTGTTTTATTCATTTGTCATTCTATATTTTGTAAGAAAAGTTTATTTAGTAGCTCaaaataccaacaaaaaaaaagtatttaataCTATTAAATGGCGGTAACGATCCCGTAATTAAGGGATATGTcttcttaaaatgtttatttacttGAAGAATTGTAGTTGGACTTTGATAATTTTATTAGGTCTGGAAAGAGTCAATCCAAAGAAGCATCTCAAGACTTAGAAGTACTTGTGTAGATTTTACCTCAGGTTGTCCGACTCATGGCTGATACTCACCTAATTCAATCCTAAGATTACCACTTTGTCTATCTCCCACATATGGCAAAGGAATCACTAAGGATAAAGTTAGTATTATCACGCCATAAAGGAAAGTAAGCATCCTTCAACTTAGGAGATTGGTACTCCATCTACTCCCATGTACTTGTGGAAAAAGTAGGAGAAAATGGTTTCCTCTCTATAGCCTGGCCTATTGGGACATTTAGTAATACTTCAACCCAAAGGGTCTAAAGGATATTCTCAAGTTTCAAATAATCAGAATATAGAGACCCTTTCACGATCATAGTGAACATGGTCATCAACATCATTATGCTTTTTGCAAATAAAATTAACGCCCACTGTGGGCATCAGCAACATTAAC
The Vicia villosa cultivar HV-30 ecotype Madison, WI linkage group LG6, Vvil1.0, whole genome shotgun sequence genome window above contains:
- the LOC131614196 gene encoding uncharacterized protein LOC131614196, coding for MITNVPSMLDKWLLSIKPYLNDSDNIIVGLDVECLLAKHRGMPNTTVVLQLCIGGECLIFQILHASFIPESLINFLGNKNNKFVGVGIKDDVDKLLRDFSLRVVSFVDLRTLAAIKMSDKALKFAGLKTLALRVGGIEIEKPKKITLSNWSNFPLTLKQVEYACLDAFISFEVGRLLFLL